From Camelina sativa cultivar DH55 chromosome 20, Cs, whole genome shotgun sequence, the proteins below share one genomic window:
- the LOC104769290 gene encoding protein RRC1-like isoform X1 yields the protein MNRANGQTAKDEMQGIIVYEYELKIGWGKAGCLPSQALPAAPPGHMAIRNKEVLTPNVPDITVVFPEDEHLKHIIDAMALNVLDGGCAFEHSIMERGRGNPLFNFLFELGSKEHTYYVWRLYSFAQGDTLQRWRTEPYIMIAGSGRWIPPPLPAPRSPEHGKETTGTYAARKIRRMEAEQTLTDPQSDESEDMLRALTLERSQIKEAMGFALDNADAAGEPELKAFEKKEKHDLILPTSRWAREDNETDDEQKKSYSSGRDNAGGITFKTDEEDLKDDPSVRVQPENGIDEEQRQNLRRIEVDLIEYRESLEEQGMKNSEEIERKVAIHRKRLEADGLSGNQRVLLEKRERREDSRDSSRKSYRSESQGRSQSPPQKSTRERVKDHDLDKDRHRDRDRQQHDLNKDRERRTKSSSHERDDHDRSRERHRDWRRRGMR from the exons ATGAACAGAGCCAATGGGCAAACTGCAAAGGATGAAATGCAAG GGATCATTGTGTATGAGTATGAGCTGAAAATTGGGTGGGGTAAAGCGGGTTGTCTGCCATCACAAGCACTACCAGCTGCACCTCCTGGCCATATGGCTATCCGGAATAAGGAG GTTCTTACCCCAAATGTTCCGGATATCACTGTTGTTTTTCCAGAGGACGAGCACCTCAAACATATTATTGATGCAATGGCCCTTAATGTACTGGACGGTGGATGCGCTTTTGAACACTCTATTATGGAGAGGGGACGTGGGAATCCACTTTTTAACTTCTTGTTTGAGCTGGGATCGAAGGAGCATACCTACTATGTCTGGAGGCTCTATTCCTTCGCTCAG GGTGATACCCTTCAAAGATGGAGAACAGAGCCGTATATCATGATAGCTGGAAGTGGAAG aTGGATTCCGCCACCACTGCCTGCACCTAGGAGCCCAGAGCATGGAAAAGAGACTACAGGCACTTATGCAGCACGGAAAATTAGG CGGATGGAAGCCGAACAAACTCTAACCGATCCTCAAAGCGATGAATCCGAGGACATGTTGCGTGCTCTAACTTTAGAACGGAGTCAAATCAAAGAAGCTATGGGGTTTGCTTTGGATAACGCAGATGCAGCTGGAGAG CCGGAGCTAAAAGCctttgagaaaaaggagaaacatGACCTCATTTTGCCAACTTCCAGATGGGCGAGAGAGGATAATGAAACtgatgatgaacaaaaaaagagcTACTCGTCTGGTAGGGACAATGCTGGTGGAATTACTTTCAAGACCGATGAAGAAGATCTCAAGGATGATCCAAGTGTTCGTGTCCAGCCTGAAAATGGAATCGACGAGGAGCAAAG ACAAAATCTTAGACGGATAGAGGTTGATTTGATAGAATATAGAGAATCTCTGGAGGAACAGGGGATGAAAAACTCTGAGGAGATAGAAAGAAAAGTCGCAATCCACCGAAAGAGGCTTGAAGCTGATGGCTTATCAGGAAATC AGAGAGTATTACTGGAGAAAAGGGAGAGGCGTGAAGATTCTAGAGATTCATCTAGAAAGAGTTACCGAAGTGAGAGCCAGGGTCGAAGCCAAAGTCCGCCACAGAAATCAACCAGAGAAAGGGTAAAAGATCATGACTTGGACAAAGACAGACACAGAGACAGAGATAGGCAACAACATGATTTGAACAAGGACCGAGAACGAAGAACAAAGAGCTCAAGTCATGAGAGAGATGATCATGATAGAAGCAGAGAACGACATAGAGATTGGCGCAGACGAGGCATGAGATGA
- the LOC104769290 gene encoding protein RRC1-like isoform X2 translates to MGKLQRMKCKVLTPNVPDITVVFPEDEHLKHIIDAMALNVLDGGCAFEHSIMERGRGNPLFNFLFELGSKEHTYYVWRLYSFAQGDTLQRWRTEPYIMIAGSGRWIPPPLPAPRSPEHGKETTGTYAARKIRRMEAEQTLTDPQSDESEDMLRALTLERSQIKEAMGFALDNADAAGEPELKAFEKKEKHDLILPTSRWAREDNETDDEQKKSYSSGRDNAGGITFKTDEEDLKDDPSVRVQPENGIDEEQRQNLRRIEVDLIEYRESLEEQGMKNSEEIERKVAIHRKRLEADGLSGNQRVLLEKRERREDSRDSSRKSYRSESQGRSQSPPQKSTRERVKDHDLDKDRHRDRDRQQHDLNKDRERRTKSSSHERDDHDRSRERHRDWRRRGMR, encoded by the exons ATGGGCAAACTGCAAAGGATGAAATGCAAG GTTCTTACCCCAAATGTTCCGGATATCACTGTTGTTTTTCCAGAGGACGAGCACCTCAAACATATTATTGATGCAATGGCCCTTAATGTACTGGACGGTGGATGCGCTTTTGAACACTCTATTATGGAGAGGGGACGTGGGAATCCACTTTTTAACTTCTTGTTTGAGCTGGGATCGAAGGAGCATACCTACTATGTCTGGAGGCTCTATTCCTTCGCTCAG GGTGATACCCTTCAAAGATGGAGAACAGAGCCGTATATCATGATAGCTGGAAGTGGAAG aTGGATTCCGCCACCACTGCCTGCACCTAGGAGCCCAGAGCATGGAAAAGAGACTACAGGCACTTATGCAGCACGGAAAATTAGG CGGATGGAAGCCGAACAAACTCTAACCGATCCTCAAAGCGATGAATCCGAGGACATGTTGCGTGCTCTAACTTTAGAACGGAGTCAAATCAAAGAAGCTATGGGGTTTGCTTTGGATAACGCAGATGCAGCTGGAGAG CCGGAGCTAAAAGCctttgagaaaaaggagaaacatGACCTCATTTTGCCAACTTCCAGATGGGCGAGAGAGGATAATGAAACtgatgatgaacaaaaaaagagcTACTCGTCTGGTAGGGACAATGCTGGTGGAATTACTTTCAAGACCGATGAAGAAGATCTCAAGGATGATCCAAGTGTTCGTGTCCAGCCTGAAAATGGAATCGACGAGGAGCAAAG ACAAAATCTTAGACGGATAGAGGTTGATTTGATAGAATATAGAGAATCTCTGGAGGAACAGGGGATGAAAAACTCTGAGGAGATAGAAAGAAAAGTCGCAATCCACCGAAAGAGGCTTGAAGCTGATGGCTTATCAGGAAATC AGAGAGTATTACTGGAGAAAAGGGAGAGGCGTGAAGATTCTAGAGATTCATCTAGAAAGAGTTACCGAAGTGAGAGCCAGGGTCGAAGCCAAAGTCCGCCACAGAAATCAACCAGAGAAAGGGTAAAAGATCATGACTTGGACAAAGACAGACACAGAGACAGAGATAGGCAACAACATGATTTGAACAAGGACCGAGAACGAAGAACAAAGAGCTCAAGTCATGAGAGAGATGATCATGATAGAAGCAGAGAACGACATAGAGATTGGCGCAGACGAGGCATGAGATGA
- the LOC104769290 gene encoding protein RRC1-like isoform X3, which translates to MALNVLDGGCAFEHSIMERGRGNPLFNFLFELGSKEHTYYVWRLYSFAQGDTLQRWRTEPYIMIAGSGRWIPPPLPAPRSPEHGKETTGTYAARKIRRMEAEQTLTDPQSDESEDMLRALTLERSQIKEAMGFALDNADAAGEPELKAFEKKEKHDLILPTSRWAREDNETDDEQKKSYSSGRDNAGGITFKTDEEDLKDDPSVRVQPENGIDEEQRQNLRRIEVDLIEYRESLEEQGMKNSEEIERKVAIHRKRLEADGLSGNQRVLLEKRERREDSRDSSRKSYRSESQGRSQSPPQKSTRERVKDHDLDKDRHRDRDRQQHDLNKDRERRTKSSSHERDDHDRSRERHRDWRRRGMR; encoded by the exons ATGGCCCTTAATGTACTGGACGGTGGATGCGCTTTTGAACACTCTATTATGGAGAGGGGACGTGGGAATCCACTTTTTAACTTCTTGTTTGAGCTGGGATCGAAGGAGCATACCTACTATGTCTGGAGGCTCTATTCCTTCGCTCAG GGTGATACCCTTCAAAGATGGAGAACAGAGCCGTATATCATGATAGCTGGAAGTGGAAG aTGGATTCCGCCACCACTGCCTGCACCTAGGAGCCCAGAGCATGGAAAAGAGACTACAGGCACTTATGCAGCACGGAAAATTAGG CGGATGGAAGCCGAACAAACTCTAACCGATCCTCAAAGCGATGAATCCGAGGACATGTTGCGTGCTCTAACTTTAGAACGGAGTCAAATCAAAGAAGCTATGGGGTTTGCTTTGGATAACGCAGATGCAGCTGGAGAG CCGGAGCTAAAAGCctttgagaaaaaggagaaacatGACCTCATTTTGCCAACTTCCAGATGGGCGAGAGAGGATAATGAAACtgatgatgaacaaaaaaagagcTACTCGTCTGGTAGGGACAATGCTGGTGGAATTACTTTCAAGACCGATGAAGAAGATCTCAAGGATGATCCAAGTGTTCGTGTCCAGCCTGAAAATGGAATCGACGAGGAGCAAAG ACAAAATCTTAGACGGATAGAGGTTGATTTGATAGAATATAGAGAATCTCTGGAGGAACAGGGGATGAAAAACTCTGAGGAGATAGAAAGAAAAGTCGCAATCCACCGAAAGAGGCTTGAAGCTGATGGCTTATCAGGAAATC AGAGAGTATTACTGGAGAAAAGGGAGAGGCGTGAAGATTCTAGAGATTCATCTAGAAAGAGTTACCGAAGTGAGAGCCAGGGTCGAAGCCAAAGTCCGCCACAGAAATCAACCAGAGAAAGGGTAAAAGATCATGACTTGGACAAAGACAGACACAGAGACAGAGATAGGCAACAACATGATTTGAACAAGGACCGAGAACGAAGAACAAAGAGCTCAAGTCATGAGAGAGATGATCATGATAGAAGCAGAGAACGACATAGAGATTGGCGCAGACGAGGCATGAGATGA
- the LOC104769293 gene encoding enhancer of rudimentary homolog: MANHNSRHTIILLQNSHSRATRTFMDYDSIGQAMDGICGLYERKLKEINPSLRNISYDIADLYNFIDGLADLSALVYEHSMSAYLPYDRQWIKQKAFHHLKKLANGGR; encoded by the exons ATG GCTAATCATAACAGTAGGCACACAATCATCTTGTTGCAAAATTCTCACAGCAGAGCTACCAGGACTTTCATGGACTACGATTCTATAGGCCAAGCTATGGATG GTATTTGCGGGTTATACGAAAGGAAGTTGAAGGAAATTAACCCTTCTCTCAGAAATATTAGCTATGACATTGCTGACCTCTACAATTTTATTGACGGTCTTGCTGACTTGAGCGCTTTGGT CTATGAACACTCGATGAGTGCATATCTGCCATATGACAGGCAATGGATTAAGCAGAAGGCGTTTCACCATCTCAAAAAGCTTGCCAATGGAGGTAGATGA
- the LOC104769296 gene encoding probable folate-biopterin transporter 6, with translation METLETEKFFSDGKPLLKPISDHSGVVSLLLQPYQWLQMLCSRLNLSFVLGVVLVYGVNQGFSGSIFKVVTDYYWKDVQQVQPSVVQLYVGLYYIPWVMRPIWGLFTDVFPIKGYKRKPYFVVSGVLGLVSAIAVVVLGKLPAALALSCLLGVSAAMAIADVVIDACIATNSINIRSLAPDIQSLCMVCSSAGALVGYATSGVFVHRLGPQGALGVLAFSPATIVILGFFIYEKKSSTVPMQKNKKDTDGLGVAVKGMYKTIKYPEVWKPSLYMFISLALNISTHEGHFYWYTHPTAGPAFSQEFVGIIYAIGALASMFGVLIYHKKLKGYSFRNILFFAQLLYFSSGMLDLMFIKRWNLTLGIPDSFFVITEESLSRMISKIRWIPMVVLSTRLCPLGIEGTFFAFLMCIDSFGQLASKWGGGFVLHAFGVTRHEFGNLWLVILIRNLLRLFTVCFVFLVPDSDHLDDLVRSDVLPKNESEDDDIKLLLL, from the exons ATGGAAACACTAGAAACTGAGAAATTCTTCTCAGACGGAAAACCTCTGCTAAAACCTATTTCAGATCATTCTGGTGTCGTCTCACTTCTGCTTCAGCCCTACCAATGGCTACAAATGCTATGTTCTAGGCTAAACCTGAGCTTTGTTCTTGGTGTGGTCCTTGTGTACGGCGTAAACCAAGGGTTCTCCGGTTCGATATTCAAAGTCGTCACAGACTATTACTGGAAAGATGTCCAGCAAGTACAGCCATCGGTTGTTCAGCTTTACGTGGGGTTATATTACATTCCATGGGTCATGAGACCCATTTGGGGTCTCTTCACTGATGTTTTCCCGATCAAAGGTTACAAAAGAAAGCCTTATTTTGTAGTTTCTGGTGTTCTTGGTTTGGTATCTGCGATTGCAGTTGTTGTTCTTGGTAAGTTGCCCGCTGCTTTGGCTTTGAGCTGCCTCTTAGGTGTCTCTGCAGCTATGGCCATTGCAGATGTGGTGATTGATGCTTGTATAGCAACAAACAGCATCAATATCCGATCTTTGGCTCCTGATATACAGAGCCTTTGCATGGTTTGTTCATCTGCTGGCGCTTTGGTTGGATACGCAACTAGTGGAGTCTTTGTTCACCGGCTTGGACCTCAG GGAGCATTAGGGGTATTAGCATTTTCGCCAGCAACCATTGTCATACTCGGGTTTTTCATCTATGAGAAAAAGTCTTCTACTGTTCCTATGCAGAAAAACAAGAAG GACACAGATGGCTTAGGAGTAGCGGTGAAGGGAATGTATAAAACAATTAAGTACCCTGAAGTGTGGAAGCCATCACTTTACATGTTCATATCGTTAGCTCTGAACATCAGCACTCATGAAGGCCACTTCTACTGGTACACTCATCCTACCGCTGGGCCCGCCTTTTCCCAG GAGTTTGTGGGGATAATCTACGCGATCGGAGCATTGGCATCGATGTTTGGAGTTCTTATATACCACAAGAAGCTCAAAGGCTATTCCTTTAGGAACATACTCTTCTTCGCACAACTTTTATACTTCTCCTCAGGAATGCTTGACCTAATGTTCATCAAACGCTGGAACTTAACACTCGGGATACCAGATTCCTTCTTTGTGATCACCGAAGAATCTTTGTCGAGGATGATAAGTAAGATCAGGTGGATCCCGATGGTGGTTCTGAGCACAAGGCTTTGTCCTCTGGGAATCGAAGGCACATTCTTCGCTTTCCTCATGTGCATTGATAGTTTTGGACAGCTTGCATCTAAATGGGGTGGAGGTTTTGTTCTTCACGCTTTTGGTGTCACTAGACACGAGTTTGGGAATCTCTGGCTCGTGATTCTTATAAGGAATCTCTTGAGACTCTTTACCGTGTGTTTCGTTTTCCTCGTTCCAGATTCCGACCATTTGGATGATCTTGTGCGGTCTGATGTGTTGCCAAAGAAcgaatcagaagatgatgatatcaAACTTTTGCTTCTGTAA
- the LOC104769295 gene encoding putative methyltransferase DDB_G0268948 — MAGLFDKQADLYLDARPNYPSEWFSKLADLTDHHGLAWDAATGNGQAALAVADHYEKVIATDVSESQLKLATPHPRISYRHTPQSMTNDELVELIGGENSVDLITVAQGVHWFDLPRFYAVATRLLRKPGGIIAVWGYNDVIVSPEFDPIQYRFHSTTLPFWKYPYIQHIFDSYEALPFPFESVGMGSEGKPLKLEMPKTTSFEGIMRMFKSWSAIVTAREKGVELLPESLVKELEQAWGGSDLIRPVVYKAFMIAGKVRV; from the exons atggCAGGATTGTTTGATAAACAAGCCGATCTATACCTAGACGCAAGACCTAATTACCCCTCTGAGTGGTTCTCGAAGCTCGCTGATCTCACCGATCACCACGGTTTAGCCTGGGATGCCGCCACCGGAAACGGTCAAGCCGCTCTCGCC GTTGCAGATCACTACGAGAAAGTCATAGCGACGGACGTCAGCGAATCGCAGCTGAAGCTAGCAACACCGCATCCGAGGATCAGTTATCGCCACACGCCGCAGTCGATGACCAACGACGAGTTAGTGGAACTAATCGGAGGAGAGAACTCGGTGGATCTAATAACGGTCGCTCAAGGCGTACACTGGTTCGACCTCCCAAGATTCTACGCAGTCGCAACGCGCCTCCTCCGGAAGCCCGGGGGAATCATCGCCGTCTGGGGGTACAACGACGTCATAGTGAGTCCAGAGTTCGACCCCATCCAGTATCGTTTCCACTCCACAACGCTGCCGTTTTGGAAGTATCCGTACATCCAGCACATCTTCGATTCGTACGAAGCATTGCCGTTTCCTTTCGAAAGTGTGGGGATGGGATCTGAAGGAAAGCCATTGAAGCTTGAGATGCCTAAGACGACGTCTTTTGAAGGGATCATGAGGATGTTCAAATCATGGTCGGCTATCGTCACGGCGAGAGAGAAAGGAGTCGAGTTGTTACCGGAGAGCTTGGTGAAGGAGCTTGAGCAAGCTTGGGGAGGTTCTGATCTGATTCGTCCCGTCGTTTACAAAGCTTTTATGATCGCAGGAAAAGTTAGAGTTTAA
- the LOC104769294 gene encoding transmembrane 9 superfamily member 8, with translation MAMELLRRSSSRISESSGSAIALILLLFIHGAHSFYLPGVAPQDFEKGDELKVKVNKLTSIKTQLPYSYYSLPFIRPKKIVDSTENLGEVLRGDRIENAPYTFKMREAQMCNILGRVILDAKTAKAFKEKIDDEYRVNMILDNLPLVVPIERVDQGSPSVVYQLGYHVGLKGQYEGSKEHKFFMHNHLSFIVRYHRDVQSDAARIVGFEVKPYSVKHEYEGEWSEKTRLTTCDPHTKRLVVSSATPQEVEQKKEIIFTYDVDFQESEVKWASRWDSYLLMSDNQIHWFSIVNSLMIVLFLSGMVAMIMLRTLYRDISRYNELETQEEAQEETGWKLVHGDVFRLPTNSDLLCVYVGTGVQCLGMVFVTMIFAMLGFLSPSNRGGLMTAMLLLWVFMGLFAGYASSRLYKMFKGTEWKRIAFRTAFLFPAVVSAIFFVLNALIWGQKSSGAVPFGTMFALIFLWFGISVPLVFVGGYIGFKKPAVDDPVKTNKIPRQIPEQAWYMNPVFSILIGGILPFGAVFIELFFILTSIWLNQFYYIFGFLFLVFVILIVTCAEITIVLCYFQLCSEDYLWWWRSYLTSGSSALYLFLYATFYFFTKLQITKMVSAMLYFGYMLIASYAFFVLTGTIGFYACLWFTRLIYSSVKID, from the exons ATGGCTATGGAGTTATTAAGAAGGAGCAGTAGCAGGATATCGGAATCTTCTGGATCCGCGATCGCCTTGATTCTTCTGCTCTTCATCCATGGCGCTCACTCTTTCTATCTCCCTGGTGTTGCTCCTCAGGATTTCGAGAAG GGTGATGAGCTGAAGGTGAAAGTGAATAAATTAACTTCAATAAAGACTCAGCTTCCATACTCGTATTACTCTCTTCCTTTTATTCGTCCTAAGAAGATAGTGGACAGTACTGAGAATCTTGGAGAAGTGCTTCGGGGTGACCGCATAGAAAATGCCCCATATACG TTTAAAATGCGGGAGGCACAAATGTGTAATATTCTCGGCCGAGTTATTCTTGATGCGAAGACAGCTAAAGCGTTTAAAGAAAAGATCGATGATGAGTACCGAGTCAACAT GATCCTCGACAACCTTCCTCTGGTGGTTCCAATTGAAAGAGTGGACCAGGGTTCTCCCTCTGTTGTTTATCAACTCGGTTATCATGTTGGTCTTAAAGGCCAGTACGAGGGG AGCAAAGAGCACAAGTTCTTTATGCACAATCACTTGTCATTTATAGTCCGCTATCATAGAGATGTGCAAAGTGATGCTGCAAGAATCGTGGGATTTGAGGTCAAACCTTACAG TGTGAAGCATGAGTATGAGGGAGAGTGGAGTGAGAAGACCCGTCTCACGACCTGTGATCCTCACACAAAACGTCTGGTTGTTAGCTCGGCTACCCCTCAAGAAGTTGAACAAAAGAAGGAGATTATCTTTACATATGATGTCGATTTCCAG GAAAGTGAAGTGAAGTGGGCATCTAGATGGGATTCTTATCTTCTGATGAGTGATAACCAAATTCACTGGTTCTCTATCGTCAATTCTCTGATGATCGTCCTGTTCCTGTCTGGTATGGTGGCGATGATAATGCTGAGGACCCTGTACCGTGACATTTCACGATACAACGAGCTAGAGACTCAAGAAGAAGCCCAAGAAGAGACAGGATGGAAGCTCGTTCATGGTGATGTTTTCAGGCTTCCAACCAATTCAGATCTGCTCTGCGTCTACGTTGGTACAGGGGTCCAATGTTTAGGCATGGTATTTGTCACAATGATCTTTGCCATGCTCGGGTTTCTCTCTCCTTCCAATCGGGGTGGTCTGATGACTGCAATGCTCCTGCTCTGGGTCTTCATGGGTCTCTTCGCTGGTTACGCCTCTTCACGTCTCTACAAAATGTTCAAAGGAACGGAGTGGAAGAGAATCGCCTTCAGAACAGCCTTTTTGTTCCCTGCAGTTGTCTCAGCCATCTTCTTTGTCCTAAACGCTCTCATCTGGGGACAGAAGTCATCAGGGGCTGTGCCCTTTGGGACAATGTTCGCCTTGATCTTCCTCTGGTTTGGCATCTCAGTTCCTCTCGTCTTTGTTGGGGGTTACATCGGGTTCAAGAAGCCAGCGGTTGATGACCCAgtgaaaaccaacaaaatcccgAGGCAAATCCCAGAGCAAGCTTGGTACATGAACCCGGTATTCTCAATCCTCATTGGAGGAATCCTACCGTTTGGTGCAGTGTTCATCGAGCTCTTCTTCATCCTTACATCCATCTGGCTTAACCAGTTCTACTACATCTTCGGGTTCCTCTTCCTCGTCTTTGTAATCCTCATCGTTACTTGCGCCGAGATAACCATAGTACTCTGCTACTTCCAGCTTTGCAGTGAGGACTACCTATGGTGGTGGAGATCTTACTTGACATCAGGCTCATCAGCTCTTTATCTCTTCCTCTACGCGACGTTCTACTTTTTCACAAAGCTTCAGATCACCAAAATGGTGTCGGCGATGCTTTACTTTGGGTACATGCTCATCGCTTCTTACGCATTTTTTGTGCTCACAGGAACAATTGGTTTCTACGCTTGTCTCTGGTTCACAAGGCTCATCTATTCATCTGTTAAGATCGATTAG